A genome region from Geodermatophilus bullaregiensis includes the following:
- a CDS encoding class I SAM-dependent methyltransferase: MRAEDWDARYADRQQWSAEPNPLVAELVGPLPPGDAVDLAAGEGRHALWLAGRGWRASAVDFSATGLARGQAQPGADRVTWVTADVTAWDTAPASQDLVLVAYLHLPAEGTTALLRRAVGWLRPGGRLLVLGHDVDNPAHGVGGPQDPAILHSTGRLAPVAELLDVDRLGQVRRATPAGTALDTLLWGRRPAGPVGARR; encoded by the coding sequence GTGCGCGCCGAGGACTGGGACGCCCGATACGCCGACCGGCAGCAGTGGTCGGCCGAGCCCAACCCGCTGGTCGCCGAGCTGGTGGGGCCGCTGCCTCCCGGCGACGCCGTCGACCTGGCGGCGGGGGAGGGCCGGCACGCGCTGTGGCTGGCCGGCCGCGGCTGGCGGGCCAGCGCCGTCGACTTCTCCGCCACCGGGCTGGCCCGCGGGCAGGCCCAGCCCGGCGCGGACCGGGTCACCTGGGTGACCGCCGACGTCACCGCCTGGGACACCGCGCCGGCCTCGCAGGACCTCGTGCTGGTGGCCTACCTGCACCTGCCGGCCGAGGGGACGACGGCGCTGCTGCGGCGCGCCGTCGGCTGGCTGCGCCCGGGCGGCCGGCTGCTCGTGCTCGGCCACGACGTCGACAACCCGGCGCACGGCGTCGGCGGGCCGCAGGACCCGGCCATCCTGCACAGCACCGGGCGGCTGGCCCCGGTGGCGGAGCTGCTCGACGTCGACCGGCTCGGGCAGGTGCGCCGCGCGACGCCGGCGGGGACTGCCCTGGACACCCTGCTGTGGGGACGGCGGCCCGCGGGTCCCGTCGGTGCCCGGCGGTAG